The region GTGGTTGTGGACCCAAGCGAAGAACGGCTGAAAGAGGCGGAAAAGCTCGGCTGCAACGTCATTGCGGCAGACGCAACCCGCGATTCCACTTTGGAAGCTGTACGTATCCGCCAGGCGCAGAACGTCCTGGTTTCGGCAGGCCGCGATGACACTTCGATCCTGATCGTGCTGACGGTGCGCCATCTTGCGCCGGACGTGCCGATCAGCGTTGTCGTGCGTGCGGACGATAACGAGATACTCGCGCGGCAAGCCGGCGCGAACAATGTGATCAATCCGGTGCGCTTTACCGGGTTGCTGCTGGCCGGAAGCGCCAAGGGCGCGCACATCGCAGATTATCTGGCAGACCTCGCCTCAGTCACCGGCCGCGTCCAATTAGTAGAACGCAAGGTCACATCCGAAGAGGCCGGCAAATCCATCAGCGAACTCAGCTCGGGCGGGCGCGGTTTGCGGGTCTATCGCGGCGGCAAAGTTCTCGGCTTCTGGGAAGACGAGTGCCAGCAACTTGAGGCAGGCGATGTCGTGGTCGAGATTGTCCCGACCACGAATGGCGAAACAAACGGTGATGGCGCCTAAAGCCCTAGGGCAGATAAGCGTGCATCGTTCCCATCGCGATATAGAACAATAGCCAATAGCTCGCGTCGATAAAGAACAGCCCTTTGCTTTTCTGGCTGAAGAGATAATTCGTGCCGATAGCCGGGACAATGAACCCCAGCGCCGCACCGAATGCTGTCATGATCTTTGCGACAACTGACAAATCAGCGCCGACATCAGCATAGCTATGAAAAGTGTGTGCCAACGTCCAGCTGGCGAGCAGCGAGAACAGTAACGCACCGCCATAGATCAGCGGCATATTGCCTTCCTTGATCTGTTCTTCGGTCAGGCCAACCGCGCCCATCCACTTTTTGCCCATGACCGGGCCATACCATATCCCGCCAACAACAAACCCTGCGAAGGCTGCGAGAAAAACACCAATCCAATTGACGGCAAACAGATCCATAACATCCTCCCCGAAATCCGGTCCGATAGAGACTGGCTAGCGCGTTTGCGCGCGCTCGTGTAGTGGGCGCGCCAACTATGAACAAAACTGCCACGCAATTACCCGAAGCCAAGAAAGTTGGCATGGTCTCACTCGGCTGCCCAAAGGCGCTGGTCGATTCCGAACGTATTCTCACGCGCCTGCGCGCCGATGGTTATGCGATGAGCCCGGATTATACCGGGGCTGACGTGGTGCTGGTCAACACTTGCGGCTTTCTCGATTCCGCCAAGGAAGAAAGCCTGGCCGCGATTGGCGAAGCGATCGCTGAAAATGGCCGTGTGATTGTGACAGGATGTATGGGCGAAAAAGCTGACGCGATCCGCGCTGCTCACCCGCAAGTTCTGGCCGTAACTGGCGCGCATCAATACGAACAGGTCGTGGAAGCAGTGCATAAGCATGCGCCACCAAGCCAAGGCCCATTTGTAGACCTCATCCCGCAGCCGGATGTAAAACTCACTCCGCGTCACTATAGCTATCTGAAGATCAGCGAAGGCTGCAATCACTCCTGTGCATTCTGCATTATCCCGGACCTGCGCGGAAAACTCGCTAGTCGGCGGGTCGATGCTGTCCTGCGCGAAGCAGAAAAACTGGTGGCGGCGGGCACGAAAGAACTGCTGGTGATCAGCCAGGATACGTCTGCCTACGGTGTCGATACACGACATGAGGCCCGGACGTGGAAGGGCCGCGAAGTGCGCGCGCATATGACCGATCTGGCGCGTGAACTGGGGCAACTCAAAGCACCGGATGGCGAACAGCCGTGGGTGCGCCTCCACTATGTCTATCCATACCCGCATGTCGATGCGGTGATCCCGCTGATGGCGGAAGGCTTGCTTACGCCATACCTCGACATCCCTTTCCAGCACGCTTCGCCCAAAGTGCTCAAGGCAATGAAGCGCCCCGCGAACGAAGCAAAGGTGCTTGAGCGGCTGAAGGGTTGGCGCGAAATCTGCCCCGATATCGCCGTGCGTTCGAGCTTCGTCGTCGGCTTTCCGGGCGAGACCGAAGAAGATTTCCAGTATCTGCTCGATTGGCTGGAGGAGGCTCAGCTCGACCGCGTTGGCGCGTTCCGTTTCGAGCCGGTCGAAGGTGCGCAGGCCAATGCGCTGCCCGATCACGTGCCTGAGGAGGTCAAGGAAGAGCGCTATGCCCGCGTGATGGAAGTGACCGAGCAGATCAGCGCGGCTAAACTTGAGGCAAAGATCGGCAAGACCTTGCTCGTGATCATCGATGAGGTGGGCGAGCCAGACGAAGATGGCGACATCGGCGCAACCGGCAGATCACAGGCCGATGCGCCAGAAATCGATGGTGCGGTTTATCTCCGCAATGTCGCGGCGACGCTCAAGTCAGGTGACATTGTACAGGTCGAAATCGAAGATGCCGACGCGCACGATCTGTTCGGGGTGATTGCCTAGCCTAAAAGGGCCGCCCTAACTACTTGCCCGCTCCAGCAAGCGCACCCGTACACGCCGTATGCTGGGATGTTCTACCTCTTCACCAGCTGTCACCGCTTCAACCAGCAAGCGACCCGCCTGATCAAGATCGGGCTCAATGGTCGAAAGAGGCGGATTTGAGAGCTCGCCAGCAGGGATCCCGTCGAAACCGACGACTTTGACCTTGCCCGGCATTTCGATTCCTGCGGCCTGAAATGCTTCCAGAACTCCAAACGCAATGGCGTCACACACGGCGAACACGCCGTTAAACGCCTTGCCACTGTCGATCAGCGCTTTGGCCGCAAGGCGCCCCTGTTCGCGGCGTTCCCGACCGTGTTCGATTTCAATCAGTTCCGCAGATTTGCCGAGCTTCCTGGCTTGATCGAGAAAACTGTCCGTGCGTTCGGCAAACTGGCGCTGAACCGAATCGTGCGACCCGATGCACACGAGATTCTTGCACCCGCGCTGCACAAGGTGGTCAGCTGCCAGCCGCGCACCAGCATCATTGTCCGAACTGACCCAGTCGAGATCACCCAAGGGCGAGCCCCAATAGGCGATCGGCTGGCTCGTCTCGCCCACTTTGCGGAAATAGTCCCAAGCTGCGCGATTTGCGGTGGTGCCGATCACGATCAGCCCTTCTGCCTGCCCGCGTTCGACATAGTGGCCGAACAGCTTGTCTTCGTCGGCTTGCAGAGAGACCAGGACTTCCAGCCCGCGATCCGCGGCAGCTGCGCAGATGCCCCCCAGCAAGGCGTAGGAGAACGGATTGACATCGCGCGCACCGCCGCCCGGCTTTGATATCACAACTGTCGCCAACGTGCCTGTATGCCCGCGCCGCAGTCGCGCTGCGCGTTCGTCAACGAAATAGCCCAGTTCGCTTGCGGCTTCGAGAACGCGGGTTCGCGTTGCCTCTGTAATAACAGCGGAACCAGACAATGCGCGCGAAACTGTCGACTGGCTGACGCCAGCCTTTTCAGCCACGTCAAAACTTGTGACGCGCATAGGCTTGCGGGTCGCGTCCATTTCTCTCCCTTTCATGGCCGAAATTCTTGTTACGGTCCGTGCATAGCTATGCGATGCTATGGCCGAGAATTGTGCGGTGCGCTAGATGGTGGTGAGACCATCCTTGGGAG is a window of Altererythrobacter rubellus DNA encoding:
- a CDS encoding potassium channel family protein — protein: MKKPLDRIVLSHPQRRVRGKGFKPLRRAVNVPVWGDLSIRLGLALLLLSIVVLIHWWDRGGLQDAVDGDVSFLDVVYFTMISVTTTGFGDITPVTDRARMVEAIIVTPIRFAVFFIFVGTAYNFIIKRSWEKWRMARIQENLEGHIIVLGFGISGSESVNELIERGTDARNIVVVDPSEERLKEAEKLGCNVIAADATRDSTLEAVRIRQAQNVLVSAGRDDTSILIVLTVRHLAPDVPISVVVRADDNEILARQAGANNVINPVRFTGLLLAGSAKGAHIADYLADLASVTGRVQLVERKVTSEEAGKSISELSSGGRGLRVYRGGKVLGFWEDECQQLEAGDVVVEIVPTTNGETNGDGA
- a CDS encoding DUF1761 domain-containing protein, whose amino-acid sequence is MDLFAVNWIGVFLAAFAGFVVGGIWYGPVMGKKWMGAVGLTEEQIKEGNMPLIYGGALLFSLLASWTLAHTFHSYADVGADLSVVAKIMTAFGAALGFIVPAIGTNYLFSQKSKGLFFIDASYWLLFYIAMGTMHAYLP
- the rimO gene encoding 30S ribosomal protein S12 methylthiotransferase RimO; this translates as MNKTATQLPEAKKVGMVSLGCPKALVDSERILTRLRADGYAMSPDYTGADVVLVNTCGFLDSAKEESLAAIGEAIAENGRVIVTGCMGEKADAIRAAHPQVLAVTGAHQYEQVVEAVHKHAPPSQGPFVDLIPQPDVKLTPRHYSYLKISEGCNHSCAFCIIPDLRGKLASRRVDAVLREAEKLVAAGTKELLVISQDTSAYGVDTRHEARTWKGREVRAHMTDLARELGQLKAPDGEQPWVRLHYVYPYPHVDAVIPLMAEGLLTPYLDIPFQHASPKVLKAMKRPANEAKVLERLKGWREICPDIAVRSSFVVGFPGETEEDFQYLLDWLEEAQLDRVGAFRFEPVEGAQANALPDHVPEEVKEERYARVMEVTEQISAAKLEAKIGKTLLVIIDEVGEPDEDGDIGATGRSQADAPEIDGAVYLRNVAATLKSGDIVQVEIEDADAHDLFGVIA
- a CDS encoding LacI family DNA-binding transcriptional regulator, translated to MKGREMDATRKPMRVTSFDVAEKAGVSQSTVSRALSGSAVITEATRTRVLEAASELGYFVDERAARLRRGHTGTLATVVISKPGGGARDVNPFSYALLGGICAAAADRGLEVLVSLQADEDKLFGHYVERGQAEGLIVIGTTANRAAWDYFRKVGETSQPIAYWGSPLGDLDWVSSDNDAGARLAADHLVQRGCKNLVCIGSHDSVQRQFAERTDSFLDQARKLGKSAELIEIEHGRERREQGRLAAKALIDSGKAFNGVFAVCDAIAFGVLEAFQAAGIEMPGKVKVVGFDGIPAGELSNPPLSTIEPDLDQAGRLLVEAVTAGEEVEHPSIRRVRVRLLERASS